In the Periophthalmus magnuspinnatus isolate fPerMag1 chromosome 4, fPerMag1.2.pri, whole genome shotgun sequence genome, one interval contains:
- the LOC117369711 gene encoding angiopoietin-related protein 4-like, which produces MTTTHLTMAVLLTALTATGYPTGGRDKQHASWDEMNVVAHGLLQLGQALKEHVDKSKVQMRELNAGLRSMNETLRNLEMERGTRLSEASGAKGKELSDRVERLEQRVEEVLGKPMPDSNSSDDTKVPLVQRMMAAQNRRIDQLMEKIKQQQDKLEKQSVHLQALQSKVGQKRMKSFRRRHDMMMQNEEKQKKGFAKDCHELFVQGQRKTGVYTIQPGNSKPFSVLCEMTQAGGWTVIQKRFDGSQSFDLAWNDYRRGFGSLTGEFWLGLAHIHTLARQGRYMLQVELSDSSRQSHVISSEFQLEGEEGQFSLHLGPDSDASLGGLFSAPGSSGLPFSTPDRDNDLSAEDNCAQKHSGGWWFSSCGDSNLNGEFPSSLGSSRSMFWTTSGAVSALRSTVMKIAPVSSKH; this is translated from the exons ATGACCACTACCCACTTGACCATGGCGGTGCTCCTGACTGCCCTCACCGCAACCGGGTACCCCACAGGCGGCCGGGACAAGCAGCACGCCTCCTGGGACGAGATGAATGTGGTGGCCCATGGACTGCTGCAGCTGGGGCAGGCGCTGAAGGAGCACGTCGATAAGAGTAAAGTCCAGATGAGGGAGCTGAACGCGGGGTTGAGGAGCATGAACGAGACCCTGAGGAACctggagatggagagggggacTAGGCTGAGCGAGGCGAGCGGAGCTAAGGGCAAGGAGCTGAGCGACAGGGTGGAGAGGCTGGagcagagggtggaggaggtgcTTGGAAAACCAATGCCGGACAGTAACTCCAGTGATGATACAAAGGTGCCGCTTGTACAG AGGATGATGGCAGCACAGAACCGGCGCATCGATCAACTGATGGAGAAGATCAAGCAGCAGCAGGACAAACTGGAGAAGCAGAGTGTGCATCTTCAGGCGCTCCAGAGCAAG GTTGGACAAAAGAGGATGAAGTCTTTCAGGCGCAGACATGACATGATGATGCAGAACGaggagaaacagaaaaaag GTTTTGCCAAAGACTGCCATGAATTGTTCGTACAAGGTCAGAGGAAGACCGGTGTTTACACGATCCAACCGGGCAACTCCAAACCCTTCAGTGTGCTCTGTGAGATGACCCAAG CTGGTGGTTGGACAGTTATCCAGAAACGCTTTGATGGCTCCCAAAGTTTTGACCTGGCCTGGAACGACTACAGGAGAGGATTTGGAAGCCTCACTG GTGAGTTCTGGCTCGGTTTGGCGCACATCCACACACTGGCCAGACAGGGGCGCTACATGCTACAGGTGGAGCTCTCCGATTCGTCCAGGCAGAGTCACGTGATAAGCTCGGAGTTCCagctggagggagaggaggggcagtTCTCGCTCCACCTTGGTCCAGATTCGGATGCCTCTCTGGGAGGACTCTTCAGTGCCCCTGGTTCCTCCGGGTTGCCTTTCTCCACACCTGACCGGGACAATGACCTCAGCGCAGAGGACAACTGTGCTCAGAAACACTCAG GAGGTTGGTGGTTCAGCAGCTGTGGAGACTCTAACCTAAATGGAGAATTTCCCAGCAGCCTCGGCTCTTCCCGGAGCATGTTCTGGACCACATCAGGAGCAGTGTCAGCTCTGCGGTCCACTGTGATGAAGATCGCTCCAGTCTCCTCCAAACACTGA